One window of Halopseudomonas maritima genomic DNA carries:
- the creB gene encoding two-component system response regulator CreB encodes MPDRILIIEDEPAIADALVYALGTEGFEVHWCGLAGDGMQWLRDNPVDLLVLDVGLPDESGFEVCRRIRQFSALPIMFLTARKEEVDRIVGLEIGADDYVVKPFSPREISARARAILRRTRAEPLSADQPAPAELFLHDAERKRIRYHQQWLDLTRYEYLILSTLLLRPEHVLSRDQLMEAVWADPGASLDRVIDTHIKGIRTKLKRILPSHDPIITHRGLGYSINPQPPGTDA; translated from the coding sequence ATGCCGGACAGGATTCTGATTATCGAGGACGAGCCCGCCATCGCCGATGCGCTGGTGTACGCGCTCGGCACCGAAGGCTTCGAGGTGCACTGGTGCGGCCTGGCTGGCGACGGCATGCAGTGGCTGCGCGACAACCCGGTCGACCTGCTGGTACTCGACGTTGGCCTGCCCGACGAAAGCGGCTTTGAAGTCTGCCGCCGCATCCGCCAGTTCTCAGCGCTGCCGATCATGTTCCTGACCGCGCGCAAGGAAGAAGTCGACCGCATCGTCGGGCTGGAAATCGGCGCCGACGACTATGTGGTCAAACCCTTCAGCCCGCGGGAAATCTCCGCCCGAGCGCGCGCCATCCTGCGCCGCACCCGGGCCGAACCGCTGTCCGCTGACCAGCCGGCACCTGCCGAGCTGTTTCTGCACGACGCCGAGCGCAAACGCATTCGCTACCACCAGCAGTGGCTGGATCTCACGCGCTACGAGTACCTGATTCTCAGCACCCTGCTGCTCCGCCCCGAGCACGTGCTCAGCCGAGATCAGTTGATGGAGGCTGTCTGGGCCGACCCCGGTGCCAGTCTCGACCGGGTAATCGACACCCATATCAAGGGCATCCGCACCAAACTCAAGCGTATCCTGCCCAGCCACGACCCCATCATCACCCATCGCGGCCTGGGCTACAGCATCAACCCGCAGCCGCCGGGCACCGACGCATGA
- a CDS encoding class GN sortase yields the protein MRKLVAAALLLGAIAVAAQGGWLQAKAWLAQWLIADAWTEQLQAGTPSKPWPWADTWPVAKLTTPDGEARYVLDSVSGQALAFGPGQLDNGVAPGQTGTLLLAGHQDSHFAFVEQLKTGQVLTLQDATGREYRYRVASQRIVDSRKEPMLLQYDRAELRLVTCYPFRALTSGGPLRYVVTAWLETPAS from the coding sequence ATGCGTAAGCTGGTTGCCGCCGCTCTGCTGCTGGGGGCCATCGCCGTCGCCGCGCAGGGTGGCTGGTTGCAGGCCAAGGCATGGCTGGCCCAATGGTTGATCGCCGATGCCTGGACCGAGCAGCTGCAGGCGGGCACACCGAGCAAACCCTGGCCCTGGGCCGACACCTGGCCGGTTGCCAAGCTGACCACACCCGACGGCGAGGCCCGCTACGTACTCGACAGCGTCAGCGGTCAGGCGCTGGCCTTCGGGCCGGGCCAGCTGGACAACGGCGTTGCGCCCGGGCAAACCGGCACCCTGCTGCTGGCCGGTCATCAGGACAGCCACTTTGCCTTTGTCGAGCAGCTGAAAACAGGGCAGGTGTTGACCCTGCAGGACGCCACCGGACGCGAGTACCGCTACCGCGTGGCGAGCCAACGCATCGTCGACAGCCGCAAGGAGCCGATGCTGCTGCAATACGATCGCGCTGAGCTGCGACTGGTCACCTGCTACCCGTTCCGCGCCCTGACCAGCGGCGGCCCCCTGCGCTATGTGGTCACCGCCTGGCTGGAGACACCCGCCTCGTGA
- the creC gene encoding two-component system sensor histidine kinase CreC: MSLSTRLLLGWFVIAGLATVLFLNSILNQVPSSVRQASEEVMVDSANLLAEIAEQHWQQGFAADSPFATAINRYLARELDAQIWSRHKTRSELVIYLTDINGSVLYHTDPQQIGEDYSQWRDVSLTLRGEYGARTTRIDPEDDTSSLMYIAAPVYQGNQLAGVLTLAKPNASLHPFITLAHGYFWQRGGVILFGALLLGAGMAFWLTRSVRRLVDYVERVRHGERVSPPQLADKELARLAAATEAMRREIDGKAYVEQYVHTLTHEMKSPLSAIRGAAELLQEGDVPAPMRERFLANIDSESSRLQRLVDRLLSLAGVEKRQTLEQTELVELAEIAALELEAKRPLAERKNLTLQLDSCADSSLAGDRFLLEQAISNLLDNAIEFSLPDGTITLQISSSAPALSLRVRNDGPAVPDYALDRVFERFYSLPRPDGQRKSTGLGLSFVREIARLHHGRVSLRNRAEGGVEVEMQLDREAQTGEGHPSPV; this comes from the coding sequence ATGAGCCTGAGCACCCGCCTGCTGCTTGGCTGGTTTGTCATTGCCGGCCTTGCCACGGTGCTGTTTCTCAACAGTATTCTCAATCAGGTGCCCTCGTCCGTGCGCCAGGCCAGCGAAGAGGTGATGGTCGACAGCGCCAACCTGCTGGCCGAAATCGCCGAGCAGCACTGGCAGCAAGGCTTTGCCGCAGACAGCCCGTTTGCTACCGCCATCAACCGCTATCTGGCCCGCGAGCTGGACGCACAAATCTGGTCACGCCACAAAACCCGCAGCGAGCTGGTGATCTATCTGACCGACATCAACGGCAGCGTGCTGTATCACACCGACCCACAGCAGATCGGCGAGGACTACTCGCAATGGCGCGACGTGTCGCTCACGCTGCGCGGCGAATACGGTGCGCGCACCACGCGCATCGACCCCGAGGACGACACCAGCAGCCTGATGTACATCGCCGCGCCGGTGTACCAGGGCAATCAGCTGGCCGGCGTGCTGACGCTCGCCAAACCCAACGCCAGCTTGCACCCGTTTATCACCCTGGCGCATGGTTACTTCTGGCAGCGCGGCGGGGTGATCCTGTTCGGCGCGCTGCTGCTCGGTGCCGGCATGGCCTTCTGGCTGACCCGCTCGGTCAGGCGACTGGTGGATTACGTCGAGCGGGTGCGCCACGGTGAGCGGGTCAGCCCGCCGCAACTGGCTGACAAGGAGCTGGCCCGCCTGGCCGCTGCCACCGAGGCGATGCGCCGCGAGATCGACGGCAAGGCCTATGTCGAGCAGTACGTGCACACCCTGACCCATGAAATGAAGTCACCGCTGTCGGCCATCCGCGGCGCGGCCGAGCTGCTGCAGGAAGGCGACGTGCCCGCCCCCATGCGCGAGCGTTTTCTGGCCAATATCGACAGCGAGTCCAGCCGCCTGCAGCGGCTGGTTGATCGCCTGCTGTCACTGGCCGGCGTGGAGAAGCGCCAGACGCTTGAGCAGACCGAGCTGGTTGAGCTGGCCGAGATCGCGGCGCTTGAACTGGAAGCCAAACGCCCGCTGGCCGAGCGCAAAAACCTGACGCTGCAACTGGACAGTTGCGCCGACAGCAGCCTGGCCGGAGATCGTTTTCTGCTCGAACAGGCGATCAGCAACCTGCTCGACAACGCCATCGAGTTCAGCCTGCCCGACGGCACCATCACCCTGCAGATCAGCTCCAGCGCCCCGGCGCTGAGCCTGCGCGTGCGCAACGACGGGCCGGCCGTGCCGGACTACGCCCTGGACCGGGTATTTGAGCGCTTTTATTCCCTGCCGCGGCCGGACGGCCAGCGCAAGAGCACCGGGCTGGGGCTGAGTTTTGTCAGGGAGATCGCCAGACTGCACCACGGCCGGGTGAGTCTGCGTAACCGCGCGGAAGGCGGCGTGGAAGTAGAGATGCAGCTGGATAGAGAAGCACAAACGGGAGAAGGTCACCCCTCTCCCGTTTGA
- a CDS encoding MarR family winged helix-turn-helix transcriptional regulator — MSDKTPALHETLRPSMGAAMGRIHRLWRSAINQAVGELGMTEARWAVLLHLVKVGEGCTQQVLADELAIEMPSLTRTLNQLQQQELIERRRDPADGRVHTLWFTPAGRQRVADLAVHVARVREQIYQGLSTEQLDAFAEVLLQMEVNVRGILTPGEASA; from the coding sequence ATGAGCGACAAGACGCCTGCGCTGCACGAAACCCTGCGCCCTTCGATGGGCGCAGCCATGGGGCGGATACATCGTCTGTGGCGCAGCGCGATCAATCAGGCGGTCGGTGAGCTGGGGATGACCGAGGCGCGCTGGGCGGTCCTGCTGCATCTGGTCAAGGTCGGGGAGGGCTGCACCCAGCAGGTGCTGGCCGATGAGCTGGCGATCGAGATGCCCTCGCTGACGCGCACACTGAATCAGCTGCAACAGCAGGAATTGATCGAGCGCCGCCGGGATCCGGCCGATGGTCGCGTGCACACCCTCTGGTTTACCCCGGCGGGGCGTCAGCGGGTGGCTGATTTGGCGGTGCATGTGGCGCGAGTACGTGAGCAGATCTATCAGGGCCTGAGCACCGAGCAACTCGATGCTTTTGCCGAGGTGCTGTTGCAGATGGAAGTTAATGTACGCGGGATATTGACCCCCGGGGAGGCGTCAGCGTGA
- a CDS encoding HlyD family secretion protein has product MTPDQIFARWVRAALLLFAVVFVYFLAADLWMPLTPQARVMHPVVRVAPQVSGQVVTVPVTDNQHVQGGDVLFRLDPRPYGLAVQQAQLALEAAERDNAGYDASLAAAEAEVRAAQVQVNELAREHARLSTLLAGGNVSQQLYDQTQSRYQSSQSALSSAKARAEQLRVQRGLTDEDNLRLRQARNDLERAELNLGYTEVRAQQTGIVSNLQVKPGTFASVGGSLAALVSDDADVIADFREKSLVHMQRGEAAAVVFDALPGKVFDARVTAVDAGTQQGQLLPDGTLAAPETSDRWVRDAQRQRIHLQLEEPALLSELPSGARATVQLYPVGGLAELLGSVQIRLVSLMHYIY; this is encoded by the coding sequence GTGACCCCAGACCAGATATTTGCGCGCTGGGTGCGGGCTGCCCTGTTGCTGTTCGCCGTGGTGTTTGTGTACTTTTTGGCCGCTGACCTGTGGATGCCGTTGACGCCGCAGGCCCGCGTGATGCATCCGGTGGTGCGGGTAGCCCCGCAAGTCAGCGGGCAAGTAGTGACGGTGCCGGTGACTGACAACCAGCATGTCCAGGGCGGCGACGTGCTGTTCAGGCTTGATCCACGGCCATACGGACTGGCGGTGCAGCAGGCGCAGCTGGCGCTGGAAGCGGCAGAACGCGACAACGCCGGTTATGACGCGTCGCTGGCGGCGGCCGAGGCCGAGGTGCGCGCCGCGCAGGTGCAGGTGAACGAGCTGGCGCGCGAGCACGCTCGCTTATCCACCCTGTTGGCCGGCGGCAATGTGTCCCAGCAGCTGTATGACCAGACCCAGTCACGCTATCAGTCGTCGCAGTCGGCTCTGTCCAGCGCCAAGGCGCGCGCCGAGCAGTTGCGGGTGCAGCGCGGTTTGACCGATGAGGACAACCTGCGCCTGCGCCAGGCGCGTAACGATCTGGAGCGTGCCGAGCTCAATCTGGGGTATACCGAGGTGCGTGCGCAGCAAACCGGCATTGTTTCCAACCTGCAGGTCAAGCCCGGCACCTTTGCCAGTGTTGGCGGCTCGCTGGCCGCGCTGGTCAGCGATGATGCTGATGTGATTGCTGATTTTCGCGAGAAGTCGCTGGTGCACATGCAGCGTGGCGAGGCCGCAGCGGTGGTGTTTGATGCCCTGCCGGGTAAGGTGTTCGATGCCCGGGTTACCGCGGTCGACGCTGGCACCCAGCAGGGGCAGCTGTTGCCCGACGGGACGCTGGCAGCACCGGAAACCTCTGATCGTTGGGTGCGCGATGCCCAGCGCCAACGCATTCACCTGCAGCTGGAAGAACCGGCGTTGCTCAGCGAGCTGCCCTCAGGTGCGCGCGCGACCGTGCAGCTTTACCCGGTTGGTGGCCTGGCAGAGCTGCTGGGTAGTGTGCAGATTCGTCTGGTCAGCCTCATGCATTACATCTACTGA
- the mgtE gene encoding magnesium transporter, with protein sequence MTDTDSQDTRTELDPIIEALQRDKRKRVRKLLRGMHPGKVASLLETLDGELRAALWQQIDDDREEQVLKHLSPLLGAQLRREPEESDLAEESEEGDGAATQIARVRDALEAGKFKRVGKAFRQMHPAKAAGLLEALPPAERSSVWEMLDAERAGKILVHLHDEVRARLALEMEEDELVAAARKLDLDDLVDLIQALPSGSGRQLLQAMDVRKRQQLLSMLSYPEDSAGGLMNTDHISVRADVRVGSVLRYLRLLEDLPDHTDKVMVVDRKNRYQGVLRLSRLVTSAPEAAVSEVMDADFQPFDVMLPSQDVARRFEDLDILSAAVVDENQLLIGRITVDDVMDIIREDSERAMMSMAGLDDEADMFAPVLTSSRRRAVWLGINLVTAFLAAWVIGLFQGTLEQLVALAVLMPIVASMGGIAGSQTLTLVVRGMALGQVEGGNARLLLSKEIGIACLNGVLWALVVAALAVLWFGSWALGGVIAAAILLNLMCAAVSGLAIPLLLRRFGVDPALAGSVILTTVTDVVGFLAFLGLATLFLL encoded by the coding sequence ATGACCGATACCGACAGCCAAGACACCCGCACCGAACTCGATCCGATCATCGAGGCGTTGCAGCGCGACAAGCGTAAGCGGGTGCGCAAGTTGCTGCGCGGTATGCATCCGGGCAAGGTCGCCAGTTTGCTGGAGACGTTGGATGGCGAGTTGCGCGCGGCGCTCTGGCAGCAGATTGATGACGATCGCGAAGAGCAGGTGCTCAAACATTTGAGTCCGCTGTTGGGCGCCCAACTGCGCCGCGAGCCGGAAGAGTCCGACCTGGCCGAAGAAAGTGAGGAGGGGGACGGCGCGGCCACCCAGATCGCGCGGGTGCGTGATGCCCTGGAAGCAGGCAAGTTCAAGCGGGTGGGCAAGGCCTTCCGGCAAATGCACCCGGCCAAGGCGGCTGGCCTGCTGGAGGCGCTGCCGCCGGCTGAGCGCAGCAGCGTCTGGGAGATGCTCGACGCCGAGCGTGCCGGCAAGATTCTGGTCCATCTGCACGATGAAGTGCGCGCCCGTCTGGCGCTGGAGATGGAGGAAGACGAGCTGGTTGCCGCCGCCCGCAAGCTTGATCTCGACGATCTGGTCGACCTGATCCAGGCGCTGCCCAGCGGCAGCGGCCGGCAACTGTTGCAGGCCATGGACGTGCGCAAGCGGCAGCAGTTGCTGTCGATGCTGTCCTACCCCGAGGATTCGGCGGGCGGTCTGATGAATACCGACCATATCTCCGTACGCGCTGACGTGCGGGTCGGCTCGGTGCTGCGTTACCTGCGCCTACTGGAGGACCTGCCGGACCACACCGACAAAGTGATGGTGGTGGATCGCAAGAATCGCTATCAGGGCGTGCTGCGCCTCAGTCGTCTGGTGACCAGTGCGCCGGAGGCCGCGGTCAGCGAGGTGATGGATGCCGATTTTCAGCCCTTTGATGTCATGTTGCCGAGCCAGGATGTGGCGCGCCGCTTCGAGGATCTGGACATTCTGTCGGCCGCGGTGGTGGATGAGAACCAACTGCTGATCGGGCGTATCACCGTGGATGACGTGATGGACATCATCCGTGAGGATTCCGAGCGCGCGATGATGAGCATGGCGGGTCTGGATGATGAGGCGGACATGTTCGCGCCGGTATTGACCAGCAGCCGGCGCCGCGCGGTCTGGCTGGGGATCAACCTGGTGACCGCCTTTCTGGCCGCCTGGGTGATTGGCCTGTTCCAGGGCACGCTGGAGCAACTGGTCGCGTTGGCGGTACTGATGCCGATTGTGGCCAGCATGGGTGGCATTGCCGGCAGTCAGACGCTAACGCTGGTGGTGCGCGGCATGGCGCTGGGGCAGGTAGAGGGCGGTAACGCGCGGTTGCTGCTCAGCAAGGAGATTGGCATCGCCTGTTTGAATGGCGTGCTCTGGGCCCTGGTGGTGGCGGCGCTGGCGGTGCTCTGGTTTGGCAGTTGGGCGCTCGGCGGGGTGATTGCGGCAGCCATTTTGCTCAACCTGATGTGCGCCGCGGTATCCGGTTTGGCGATCCCGCTGCTGCTGCGCCGCTTTGGCGTTGACCCGGCGCTGGCTGGCAGTGTGATTCTGACCACAGTCACCGACGTGGTTGGCTTTCTGGCCTTCCTTGGCCTGGCGACGCTGTTTCTGCTGTAG
- a CDS encoding marine proteobacterial sortase target protein yields MKTAFLWLVLLGTFASLTAQAGTSSNPPGTGSFLLRADDGSWQPALLLNTDMQVQVSGPVAEVQIRQSFSNPGGAFAEGRYVLPTSEGAAVHAMTLEIGERRINGVIQEREQARKTYEQARDNGQQTGLVEQERPNLFTTSVANIGAGQTISVIIRYTEVLQPDAGRYSLRLPLTMTPRYNARPQPVDGQQHPQRGSSASPEGPIVGSLWRDGPSHQADIQVTLDSGFALHEVSSPSHAISSHFNGRQYRIQLQDNPVVMDRDFVLNWQLPSEAGNQIAVFTEQVSDEHYALMMLSPAAEPVSRERQPREVFLILDTSGSMQGERIRQARDSLIHALGRLQPEDRFNVLEFNSEYSMLYREPVNATEDNLSEARSWVAGLPAGGGTEMLPVLRAALTQPNEPGYLRQLIFITDGSVSNEREVLKMIEQRLRQARVFTVGIGASPNSFLLRKAADVGRGQFTAIDDRAGIGAAMERLFEKLESPVLTHLQLELPEGIEAEIWPQKLPDLYSDQPLLIAMKLNQLPEQIALHGQQPEPWEQHLQIPEPQQGNGIARLWARRKIEAAMDRLNEGATEEEVRNQVLPVALEHQLMSRFTSFVAVEEQPVRAADEPLDSQLVPNLNPVDHRLYPQTSLGLTGLWALALALLLAACVVLNWKPRHA; encoded by the coding sequence ATGAAGACCGCATTTCTCTGGCTGGTGCTACTTGGCACCTTCGCCTCACTCACCGCCCAAGCGGGCACCAGCAGCAACCCCCCAGGCACCGGCAGCTTCCTGCTGCGCGCAGACGACGGCAGCTGGCAACCCGCGCTGCTGCTCAATACCGACATGCAAGTGCAGGTCAGCGGCCCAGTCGCTGAGGTGCAGATTCGCCAGTCCTTCAGCAACCCGGGCGGCGCCTTTGCCGAGGGCCGTTATGTGTTGCCGACCAGCGAAGGCGCTGCCGTGCATGCCATGACCCTGGAAATCGGTGAACGCCGCATCAACGGCGTGATTCAGGAGCGCGAGCAGGCACGCAAGACCTACGAGCAAGCCCGAGACAATGGCCAGCAGACCGGCCTGGTCGAGCAGGAACGCCCCAACCTGTTCACCACCTCGGTCGCCAATATCGGCGCCGGCCAAACCATCAGCGTGATCATCCGTTATACCGAAGTACTGCAGCCAGACGCTGGCCGCTACAGCCTGCGCCTGCCGCTGACCATGACCCCGCGTTACAACGCTCGTCCGCAGCCGGTCGATGGTCAGCAGCATCCGCAACGGGGCAGCTCTGCCAGCCCGGAAGGGCCGATTGTCGGCAGCCTGTGGCGGGATGGCCCATCCCACCAAGCCGACATCCAGGTCACGCTGGACAGCGGTTTTGCTCTGCATGAGGTAAGCAGCCCAAGTCATGCGATCAGCAGCCACTTCAACGGCCGCCAGTACCGCATTCAGCTGCAGGACAACCCGGTGGTGATGGACCGCGACTTTGTGCTCAACTGGCAACTGCCGAGCGAAGCCGGCAACCAGATCGCTGTATTCACCGAACAGGTAAGCGACGAGCACTACGCACTGATGATGCTGTCACCTGCCGCCGAACCGGTTAGTCGTGAGCGCCAGCCTCGCGAGGTGTTTCTGATTCTCGACACCTCCGGCTCGATGCAGGGCGAGCGCATTCGTCAGGCCCGCGACAGCCTGATTCACGCACTTGGCCGCCTGCAGCCCGAAGACCGCTTCAACGTGCTCGAATTCAACAGCGAGTACAGCATGCTCTATCGCGAGCCGGTCAACGCGACCGAAGACAACCTGAGCGAGGCCCGCAGCTGGGTCGCGGGCCTGCCCGCCGGCGGCGGTACCGAAATGCTGCCGGTGCTGCGCGCAGCGCTGACCCAACCGAACGAGCCCGGCTATCTGCGCCAGCTGATCTTTATCACCGACGGCTCGGTCAGCAACGAGCGCGAAGTGCTGAAAATGATTGAGCAGCGCCTGCGTCAGGCCCGCGTCTTCACCGTGGGCATTGGCGCTTCCCCGAACAGCTTCCTGCTGCGTAAGGCCGCCGACGTTGGTCGCGGGCAGTTCACCGCTATCGACGACCGGGCGGGGATCGGCGCTGCCATGGAGCGCCTGTTCGAAAAACTGGAATCACCAGTGCTGACCCACCTGCAGCTGGAGTTGCCAGAGGGTATCGAGGCGGAAATCTGGCCGCAAAAGCTGCCCGACCTGTACAGCGACCAGCCGCTGCTGATTGCCATGAAACTCAACCAGCTGCCCGAGCAGATCGCCCTGCATGGTCAACAGCCCGAGCCGTGGGAGCAGCACCTGCAGATCCCCGAGCCACAACAGGGCAACGGCATTGCCAGGCTGTGGGCACGCCGCAAGATCGAAGCCGCGATGGACCGCCTGAACGAAGGTGCCACCGAAGAAGAGGTTCGCAATCAGGTGTTGCCGGTAGCGTTGGAGCATCAATTGATGAGCCGCTTTACCAGCTTTGTCGCGGTAGAGGAGCAACCGGTGCGCGCCGCCGACGAGCCACTGGACAGCCAGCTGGTCCCCAACCTGAATCCGGTCGATCACCGTCTGTATCCGCAAACCTCGCTCGGCCTCACCGGTCTCTGGGCGCTGGCGCTGGCGCTGCTGCTCGCCGCCTGCGTCGTCCTCAACTGGAAGCCGCGCCATGCGTAA
- a CDS encoding DUF2955 domain-containing protein, giving the protein MMSKRQLDANDVRQCLRIAFGGTLGFVLCKLMGWNYGAFFVVQPILLLGMVPTLNGHVMRQFVANMLVVTLSVLVVQGLFGDKPVPMTLLVAGMFALLFRQMSRGAHFLFGAMSIVNMSMQLHFASYPTADIGDIVASNIVSVFTTLGIAMLMHVVFADVAPRQPRQMPSKPLTNQRHEVILATTVATLSYIVFQVFNLQSGLSAQVASILVLFPLNWKGAGPAGWNRALGTLVGCNVGLLVQFVLMNHFDVLPFVAAGLWVSLMLFARIHLLEGGTGAGFAALTTMSILFGQYLSPRQDLFYSDLYRFWSLSVAVLLSLTAVYLMHLLLNRFVATRLQA; this is encoded by the coding sequence TTGATGAGCAAGCGGCAGCTTGACGCCAACGATGTGCGTCAGTGTCTGCGCATCGCCTTTGGCGGCACCCTCGGCTTTGTGCTGTGCAAGCTGATGGGCTGGAACTACGGCGCCTTTTTTGTGGTGCAGCCGATTCTATTGCTGGGCATGGTGCCGACGCTCAACGGTCATGTCATGCGCCAGTTTGTCGCCAACATGCTGGTGGTAACCCTGTCGGTGCTGGTGGTGCAGGGCTTGTTCGGCGACAAGCCGGTGCCCATGACGCTGCTGGTGGCGGGCATGTTCGCCTTGTTGTTTCGGCAGATGAGCCGTGGTGCCCATTTCCTTTTCGGCGCCATGTCGATCGTCAACATGTCGATGCAGCTGCATTTTGCCAGCTACCCGACCGCGGACATTGGCGACATCGTGGCCTCCAATATTGTCTCGGTGTTTACCACGCTGGGTATCGCAATGCTGATGCACGTGGTGTTTGCCGATGTGGCGCCGCGCCAGCCACGGCAGATGCCGAGCAAGCCGCTGACCAATCAGCGCCATGAAGTGATACTGGCCACTACGGTAGCGACCCTGTCCTATATCGTCTTTCAGGTGTTCAACCTGCAGAGCGGGTTGTCGGCGCAGGTGGCGAGTATTCTGGTGTTGTTCCCGCTGAACTGGAAAGGCGCCGGGCCGGCAGGCTGGAATCGCGCCTTGGGTACACTGGTTGGCTGCAACGTCGGCTTGCTGGTGCAGTTTGTGCTGATGAACCACTTTGACGTACTGCCCTTTGTGGCTGCCGGACTCTGGGTCAGTCTGATGTTGTTCGCCCGTATCCACCTGCTGGAAGGGGGCACAGGCGCGGGCTTTGCCGCGTTGACTACCATGTCGATCCTGTTTGGCCAGTACCTCTCTCCCAGGCAAGACCTGTTCTATAGTGACCTGTACCGATTCTGGTCGCTGTCTGTGGCGGTATTGCTCTCGTTGACGGCGGTGTACCTCATGCATCTGCTATTGAACCGCTTCGTCGCTACTCGGCTGCAGGCTTGA
- a CDS encoding PH domain-containing protein — protein sequence MSYIEDSLSSGEVIHKVFQLHWFARVPMYCWLVLGLVTFGLTWLIALYEYFRLRSIEQGVTNKRVILKNGIISRHTEEMKLSSIETVEIEQGIWGRMFGYGTIKLTGRGISDVKFRNIDDPMQVKRDIESVSNPIE from the coding sequence ATGTCCTACATCGAAGACTCGCTCTCCAGCGGCGAAGTCATCCACAAGGTATTTCAGCTGCACTGGTTTGCCCGCGTCCCCATGTACTGCTGGCTGGTACTGGGGCTGGTGACCTTCGGGCTGACCTGGCTGATTGCGTTGTACGAGTACTTCCGTCTGCGCTCGATCGAGCAGGGCGTGACCAACAAGCGGGTGATCCTCAAGAACGGCATCATCAGCCGGCACACCGAGGAAATGAAGCTCAGCTCCATCGAAACCGTGGAAATAGAACAGGGTATCTGGGGGCGCATGTTCGGCTACGGCACGATCAAATTGACCGGCCGTGGCATCAGTGACGTGAAATTCCGCAATATCGACGACCCCATGCAGGTCAAGCGCGATATCGAAAGCGTCAGCAACCCAATCGAGTAA